AAGAAAACCAACAAAGACGTTGGAAAACAAGTTGATTTAAAATTCCAGTTGTTTTAACTCCCTATAATTTTTGTGCAATTTCCTTAAAAGTAGACCATAAAGGAGAAAGTATACACCACCCATAAAAATCACCAGAAAGGTTCCAAAACCACCAATACTGAGCATTAGTGTCATCCTCAACTTTTCGGGTGAAATCTTTTGTAATCCTTCCCTTAAATGAGGAAACGCTTCGGCAATGTTATCACTCAGAAAAACGCCGATAACCATGATGAAAATGCTGACCATCATACTGCAGAGGGAAAAAATTATCCAGTGTTTAACGGTTCTTCTGGTCTTGATAATTTTTTTCATGAGACTTCTGGCATCTTCCAGAACGGAAATTTCCTTATACCTTTTATAAAATTGAACGATAAAATAGATGGCTATGATATAGGTGATGATTGAAGCTATCAATAGATAGTTGGACACACCTATGTTTTCGTAAAAGGCTAGCCCGTCCTGCATCGAAGGGACCAGATAAAGTAATTGCGGAAGGAGGAATTCCAAAATACTTATGGTCAAAATCCACTTAACGATAGAAGAAGATTTCTTCCAAATCATTTTATGAATATCCGAATAGGAAAGCTTGGGCAGGTCCACTTCCTTTTTCTGCCAATCCCTTTTTAATAAGTCCAACTCATCCGTCATAACCTAGGGGTTCAAAATGGTTCTTAATTTTGTTTTTATACGGTTCATTTTCACACGGGCATTTACCTCTGTAATACCCAATGTTTCTGCGATTTCCGTATAGTTTTTGTCTTCGAGGTACATAAATACCAGCGCCTTGTCAATATCACCCAATTGCCTCACGGCTTTGTACATCAATTTTAATTGTTGTTCCTCCGTTTCATCATATTCATCGGCCTTTATTTTAAAAATAACCGACTCATAATCCTGCGTGTCTATTCTTCTTTTGGATTTTCTATAAAGGGTAATCGCAGTATTTAGTGCTACTCTATACATCCAAGTACTGAACTTGGCTTCTCCCCTAAACTTGGGGTAGGCCTTCCATAATTGAATAGTTATTTCCTGAAACAGGTCGTTGTGAGACTCCTTATCATTTGTATATAACGTACATACTTTGTGGACAATATTTTGATTGTCCTGCAGCTCTGTCACAAAACTATGTTCCAGTTCTTTATCCACTAATGGTTGGTTGTTGTTAGGTTATTAGTAGCTCTGAATTCACTTTTGTTACAAAAGAATTAAATAAATGAAATAAAAAAAGTGCACGTAAATGGTTCGTGCACTTTTTTTAGTTTAGTACTATTAGTTTCGATAATCCAAAGCTGGCTCCCTATCTCCAAGAAGTGGAATATATTCAAAATCGGCACCTCGTTTCTCATTGAACTCCTTTTTAGCGTTTTCCACCAATTTTTTATCCGAGAATACGTCAATTGCGGTTAAGGTTAAAGTTTTGGCAGCGACCATCATACCTTTTTTACCAATGGAAGTGCCTCCGGCGGCTACCGCTTGCCAACTGTGAGCAGGCGTGCCCGGTACCCAAGTGGCAGCACTCATGCCCACGGTTGGTACTGTAAAACTAACATCTCCAACATCTGTTGAACCTCCTGGTTTACCTTCTGTTTTGTAGGGCTGGATGTTTTTTGTGATACTGAGATCCGCTTTTTCCTTCCCTAAGGACTTGGCAATTTTATCGGCAAATTCTTTCTCTTCGGATGTGTAGTCAAAACCGCCCACTTCGGTTAGATTGTCATACATCACTTTCTGTAAGGTTAAGTTTGGTAGCAGCTCGTGAGTACCTCCGATCATTTCGTAGTCTACCGTAGTACCAGTGCCCATAGCGGCCCCTTCCGCAGCCTTTACGATTCTATCAAAAATGTCTATGACCACATCTCTTTTCGCATGACGGGCATAATAATAAACTTCTGCAAAATCGGGTACCACGTTAGGCGCTTTACCTCCGGAAGTTATAACATAATGTATTCGTGCATCCGATGGTACATGTTCCCGCATCATGTTTACCATCATATCCATAGCCTCTACTCCGTCTAAAGCAGACCGACCTTGTTCTGGTGCAGCAGCCGCATGAGCGGAAAAACCATGAAATCTAAATTTAGCCGATTTGTTTGCAAGGGCTGCTCCGGCATTTGCGGCATTTTGCGCACCAGGATGCCAGTGCAAGGCGATATCGACATCATCAAAAACACCTTCCCTTACCATATACACTTTTCCTGAGCCACCTTCCTCGGCAGGTGTACCGTAGAACCTAATTGTACCTTGTTTTTTATTGGCGTCCATCCATTCTTTTGTGGCAATGGCCGCGGCCGTAGACGCTGTACCGAACAAATGGTGTCCACAGGCATGCCCAGCTGCACCACCGGCCGATTTTTTCTCCGCTACCGCTTCTTGCGAAAGTCCGGGTAGTGCATCGTACTCTCCCATAATAGCCACTACTGGGCTTCCGCTACCGTATTCTGCTATAAAGGCCGTGGGAATACCTGCAACTCCTTTTTTAATTGTAAATCCGGCGTCTGCTAAGGTTTTTTGCAAGAGGGCAGAACTTTTTTGTTCTTGGTAGCCCATCTCGGCTAAATTCCAAATTTGTTGCGAAATATCACTGTACATTTCACTTTTGGCATCCAAGGATTTTAAAACGTCTTTTTTTGTTTTTTGGGCGCTCAAGGTAAGTGCAGAGGCACAAAGACTTATGAGCAATAAAGGGAATTTTCGCATTTTAGAATGTTTTATTGAATTAGCCCTTAAATTTACTAAAAACGGTATATTCTTTTCCGAAAGAAGTCTGTTTGTTTAATTTTACAGCTTACTTTTATATTTATGAACATACCTAGGTCCAATAATCCCAGAATTGTTATCATTGGTGGGGGTTTCGGCGGAATTTCATTGGCTCAAAAATTAAGAAAGCAAGAAGTACAGGTGGTACTTTTGGATAAAAACAATTATCATACGTTTCAACCATTGCTATATCAGGTATCTACAGGCGGATTGGAACCTGACTCCATTGCATATCCATTGCGCAAGGTGCTGATAGGGTACAAAAATTTCTTTTTTAGACTTGCCGAAGTAACTGAAATTATGCCCGAAAAGAAGCAGCTCCAAACTTCCATTGGAGAGCTTTCTTACGATTATTTGGTGATAGCCACGGGGTCAGAGACCAATTTCTTTGGTAATACCGAATTGGAAAAACATGCCATGGCCATGAAGTCCATTCCCCAATCCCTTAATCTTAGAAGTCTTATTTTGGAGAATTTTGAGCAGGCATTGTTGACAGATGAATATCATGAACGGGATGCCCTGATGAACTTTGTAATTGTTGGGGGCGGACCTACTGGAGTGGAATTGGCGGGGGCTTTGGCCGAAATTAAAAAAGGTATATTACCTAAAGACTATCCCGATCTGGATACGCGAAGGGCACAAATAAATATTGTACAGGGTAGGGACAGACTTTTGGATGCCATGAGCGAACAAGCGTCTGAAAAAGCTGAAAAATTTTTAGAGGATTTAGGTGTGCAGGTCTGGAAAAATGTAAGGGTAACAGGTTATGATGGCAAAACGGTACGAACCCAGACCGATTTGACTTTTGAGACTGCTACACTTATTTGGGCGGCCGGTGTTAAGGGGGCCACCATTAAAGGATTGGATGCCAAAGAGCTAATTGCAGGGGGCAATAGGCTGTCCGTAAACGAATTCAACCAAGTAATTGGTTTTCCAGAGATTTTTGCCATTGGCGATATTGCCTGTATGCAAAGTAAAGATGCGCCCAGAGGTCACCCCATGATGGCACAGCCGGCCATGCAACAGGGACGTAAATTAGGGGACAACTTAATAAGGTTGGTTAATGGAAAACCCCTTGAACCTTTTATTTATAAGGATAAAGGCAGTATGGCCACAGTTGGAAGAAATAAAGCCGTTTGCGATTTAAAAAATATACGTTTTCAAGGTGTGTTTGCTTGGTTTGTATGGATGTTCATTCATCTTTTCTTTTTGATAGGCTTTAGAAATAGGGTAGTGGTATTTGTGAATTGGGTCTACAATTATATCCGATTTGATCGCGAGGCGCGTCTGATTATCAGACCTTTTAAAAGGAATTACGATCAGTTTAGGGATTGATTCGGCGATATCCTTCGTTAAATTTTTCATAAGCATAGACCATGGAATATCATTTTATCTTTTCTTTATAGAAAAGGTATAGGCTTATGGAGCTACGTTACACATGCATACTTTTTTTCCTATACGCTACGGCATTTTCTCAAAATACTGGATTGGGAGGGGAACCTAGACCAAATGAAGGCCTACAACTGGAATCTTTTGGGTATCCTATTTTCTTTGGAGGAGAACAGCACAGTTCCTTTCATTTGAAATATCCCATTACAAATACCATAAGGGCAGAGCTCAATACTTTTTATGATACCTATATTTTATCCGACCGTATCAGAACCAATATTCAGTTAAAAAAATACTTGGACGATAATTGGTATTTATTTTCAGGTATTGAGCATGATATCGGAACCCATAAATATCCAGATTTGAAAATTATGAAACCTACGCAGCCAAGGATCGGTATTATTTCTGGTTTTGGGTATGAAGTCAATAAAAACTTTACCATGGAGGCCCAGAGTAATTTCCAAATAAATAACGCTCCCATAGGAGCCTATGGGGAACCCTTAATACCCATGCCCCAAGTATATACGCTTAAGGGGAAAATCAAATTTTGATTATTTTCTTGGATGGAATTTATTCAGAACTTCTGCCAGATGGGTTCTGTCAACGTGCATATAGACCTCTGTTGTGGTAATGCTCTCATGTCCCAGCATTTGTTGGATAGCCCTAAGATCGGCACCATTTTCCAATAAATGGGTTGCAAAGGAATGGCGGAACGTATGCGGACTAATATTTTTCTTCAGGCCTATTTTGTCACCAAGGTTTTTAACAATGGTAAACACCATGGCCCTTGTTAATTGCCTACCCCTTCTGTTTAGAAAAAGAGTGTCCTCAAAGCCTTTTTGAATGTTCTGGTGTACTCGTATTTCCTTTCTGTAGATGTTTATGTACTTTTTATTTACCTCACTGATAGGAACAAACCTTTGTTTGTCTCCCTTCCCGGTTACTTTAATGAAATCTTCATCAAAAAAGAGGTCGGATAGCTTTAAACCAATAAGTTCTGATACACGCAGTCCACAACCATATAAGGTTTCCAACATAGCCCTATTGCGTTCACCTTCCGGTTTGCTTAAGTCTATATTTTCGATTAGTTTGTTTATGTCTTCCTCGGAAAGCGTATCGGGTAGTTTGCGCCCAATTTTTGGAGCTTCGATTAAGTCCAATGGATTATCGGCTCTGTAATCCTCAAAAACCAGATAATTAAAAAAACTTTTTAGCCCTGATATTATTCTAGCTTGTGAACGGGGGTTTACGACTTTCGCAACCTCATATATAAATTGTTGAACTATTTCTTTGGAAATATTTACGGGAGAGTCTTCTATTTGATGGTTGGAAAGGTAGTTTATCAATTTTTCAACATCCCATTTGTAATTGTTTATGGAATTTTTGGCCAACCCACGTTCTAATTTTAAATAATGTTCATAGTCCCTTAAGGCATGTTCCCATTTCATATTTAAAGATACATTTTATCCTATTATCCTAGGGTTTGTTTTCTATGGAGATTATTTGATTTTTTTTGAATTAATAGGGAATATGAAAGATTCTTATCTTTGAAAAATCAATCTTAAACATTATAAAAATGAAAAAAGTAGTACTGATGGTGTCCTTAGTGATTATGGGATGTTATTCAATAATAGCTCAGGACGATATGCGCTTTGGAGCTAAAGCAGGATTTAACGTGTCGTCTTTGGGTGGAGATGCTAATTTAAGTTATGACGCAAAAGCAGGTTTTCATGTTGGGGGAGTTTTGGAAATACCCTTCAGTGAAGAACTTATTATTCAGCCAGAGGCTTTAATTTCATATCAAGGTAGTGGAGGGTTTTTTCAGGATGATTTGAATTTTTGGTATTTGAACGTTCCGGTAATGGCCAAGTATAATGTCTGGGATGAACTTTATGTTGAGGCCGGGCCTTATATAGGCTTATTGTTGTCAAATAATGTAGACCGTAATATTTCCGGTACAGGTGCAAGTTTCGATGCTACCAATGGGGTTGACCTAGGTTTGGGTATTGGAGCGGGATATAGATTGGATGAAAATTTTTATTTTCAGGCAAGATACTCTGCTGGTTTTATAAACGTAATTGAAGATGTGAATTCCAAAAACAGGGTATTCTCCGTTTCGGCCATCTACTTTCTATAAGAACTTAATAGATCTTAAAGGGCGAAAGAAACTCTTTCGCCTTTTTTGTTTTAAAAAAGGGAAATAGGTTAATTTATTCATAGGTGGACTACCATATAACCTTAAGTATCCTATTTTTTACAACCAATAATCAATAGGTTACAACTTAAAATTAGCCAGTTGTTAAAATCACATTATGTTTACTGTGTAATAAACAACAACCATGAAAAGTTTAGTGACATTTTTATTTATTGTTGGAATAGGGTTCTATGGTACTTCTCAATATGTAGACCGTACAAATTTCAGGGCCGGATTGGTCGGAGGTATTGTAGTAGGCGACTATTCCGAGGCTTATAGTTTAAATTTAGGTTTGGATATCTATCACCATTGGGGTATTTCCAAGGAAATAGATTTGGGTCTTACTACGGGCTTTATGAATGCCTTTGGAGAAAAACAGACCATTTCTTCCGGGAGTGTTTCGGTAGAAACGGAATTTGATAATATACAGTTTATCCCTGTAGGGGCCTCGGTACGAATCTATCCTACTTCAGGGTTTAAATTTGGAGGGGATGTAGGCTATGCAATCGGCATAAATGAAGGCAATAAAGGTGGATTGTATTATAGGCCGTCCATAGGTATCGATTTAAGCGGAGGTTCTTCAGAATTGAATATTTCCTATATGGCCGTTAATGATGACATAACTTTTGGTAGTGTTCTATTGGGATATTTGTTTCTGTTCTAGAAAGATTCCAAATAATAATGTTAAGGTGGTATCCATGGATACCACTTTTTTTGTGCAAATAATTAGTACTTTTAGTTCATGAAAATCATCATAATCAACGGGCCCAATCTAAACCTTTTGGGAAAAAGGGAACCGGAAGTATACGGTCACAAAACCTTTGGGGACTACTTTTCAGAACTTCAATTTCGATTTAAAGATGTGGAACTGGAATATTTTCAATCCAATATCGAAGGTGAACTAATTACCAAACTACAGGAGGTGGGTTTTGAGTACGATGGTATCGTATTAAATGCAGCCGCCTATACCCATACCTCGGTCGGATTGGGAGACGCCGTGAAGGCGATAAACACCCCAGTTGTTGAAGTTCATATTTCCAATACATTTGGCCGAGAGGATTATCGGCATGTGTCCTACATTTCTCCTGGTGCAAAAGGGGTAATCCTTGGTTTTGGATTACAGAGTTACGACTTGGCTATCCGCAGTTTTTTATAAAAGGAAATTATTCGGATAGATCCAAGAGCCCCTTGTTTTTCGTAGATAAATAAAATTTTATGCTATGAACAAACCCATTTCAATTTTATTCCTTGTTTTAATATTGTTTTTTTCGTCCTGTAGTAATTCTGATGATATAAATCTAAAACCAATTACGGACGATAGTATTGAGGTCATAAACGCCTTTCCCAACCTAACCTTTTCCCGACCCTTGGACTTGCAAAGTCCCAGTGACGGTACTAACCGGATTTTTGTAGTAGAGCAGGGTGGGGCCATTAAGGTTTTTGAAAACAATAGTGACGTCTCAGAATCCAGTACTTTCCTGGATATTAGTGGAAACGTTGCAAGTTCCGATGAACTAGGATTATTGGGTCTGGCATTTCACCCAGATTTTGATGAAAATGGTTATTTTTTTGTTTGTTATACTCCAACGAATGACCTTAGTGTAATCTCCCGTTTTAAAACAATGGATGGCGAGAGTAATGTTGCCGACCCAAATAGTGAATTGGTTTTATTGCGTGTTCCACAGCCGTACACGAATCATAATGGAGGACAATTGGCCTTTGGTCCGGACGGCTACCTATATATTGCTATGGGCGATGGTGGATCAGGTGGTGATCCTGACGGCAATGCCCAAAATCTTGAGAACTTATTAGGAGCTATATTGCGAGTGGATGTAAATAATACCGAAACTGGTTTGAATTATGCCATTCCAAATGACAACCCCTTTGTGGAAATGGATAATGCCAGACCGGAAATCTATGCCTATGGACTAAGAAATCCCTGGAGGTTTTCTTTTGATTCCCAAAACGGGAATTTGTGGACCGGTGATGTAGGTCAAGGCGAAAAGGAAGAAGTTAATATCATAGCATCGGGTGGTAATTATGGTTGGAACATCCTGGAAGGTACTTCATGTTATAATGCCCAAGATTGTGATGACAATGGGACCATAGCTCCGGTTTTTGAGTATGGTCATGGCAATAATGATAAATCGGTTACTGGGGGATATGTTTACAGGGGTAGCTTAATCCCGGAACTCAACGGTTATTATATTTTTGGGGATTTTATCTCCGGTAGGATATGGGCCTTGGATAATGTGTCTGGTACTGCGGTCACTAGCAAATTGTTGTTCGAAACAGGTTTGAATATATCCTCTTTTGGAACCGATCAGGACAACGAAATCTACATCTGCAGTTTTGATGGTAAAATCTACAAATTGGTAATGCAGGAAGGAAATCTACCTTAAGTATTTTTCTTCTATGTAAAAGGTGGCAAAGGGAAGAAGGGACGCTACTCCAAAAATGGCCAAACGCTTAAAACCCCATTTTTTCTGGTAGCACACTATGATAGCCAAGAGAATAAAAGCGATGAATAAAAACCCGTGGGCATAGCCCACCCATTTGTTGGGTTCCGGAATTTCCGCCCAATATTTTAGCGGCATGGTAACCCCAAATAATGCTAAATAGGATATCCCTTCTAAAATTGCGGTTACTCTAAAGGCTTTTAGCATGTATCGTTATAAAGTAAGGGCAAAGCAGGTTATTGACTGCTTTGCCCAGTTGATTTATTAAATCTTTTATAGGTGAAT
This window of the Maribacter cobaltidurans genome carries:
- a CDS encoding RNA polymerase sigma factor, whose translation is MDKELEHSFVTELQDNQNIVHKVCTLYTNDKESHNDLFQEITIQLWKAYPKFRGEAKFSTWMYRVALNTAITLYRKSKRRIDTQDYESVIFKIKADEYDETEEQQLKLMYKAVRQLGDIDKALVFMYLEDKNYTEIAETLGITEVNARVKMNRIKTKLRTILNP
- a CDS encoding amidohydrolase translates to MRKFPLLLISLCASALTLSAQKTKKDVLKSLDAKSEMYSDISQQIWNLAEMGYQEQKSSALLQKTLADAGFTIKKGVAGIPTAFIAEYGSGSPVVAIMGEYDALPGLSQEAVAEKKSAGGAAGHACGHHLFGTASTAAAIATKEWMDANKKQGTIRFYGTPAEEGGSGKVYMVREGVFDDVDIALHWHPGAQNAANAGAALANKSAKFRFHGFSAHAAAAPEQGRSALDGVEAMDMMVNMMREHVPSDARIHYVITSGGKAPNVVPDFAEVYYYARHAKRDVVIDIFDRIVKAAEGAAMGTGTTVDYEMIGGTHELLPNLTLQKVMYDNLTEVGGFDYTSEEKEFADKIAKSLGKEKADLSITKNIQPYKTEGKPGGSTDVGDVSFTVPTVGMSAATWVPGTPAHSWQAVAAGGTSIGKKGMMVAAKTLTLTAIDVFSDKKLVENAKKEFNEKRGADFEYIPLLGDREPALDYRN
- a CDS encoding NAD(P)/FAD-dependent oxidoreductase — encoded protein: MNIPRSNNPRIVIIGGGFGGISLAQKLRKQEVQVVLLDKNNYHTFQPLLYQVSTGGLEPDSIAYPLRKVLIGYKNFFFRLAEVTEIMPEKKQLQTSIGELSYDYLVIATGSETNFFGNTELEKHAMAMKSIPQSLNLRSLILENFEQALLTDEYHERDALMNFVIVGGGPTGVELAGALAEIKKGILPKDYPDLDTRRAQINIVQGRDRLLDAMSEQASEKAEKFLEDLGVQVWKNVRVTGYDGKTVRTQTDLTFETATLIWAAGVKGATIKGLDAKELIAGGNRLSVNEFNQVIGFPEIFAIGDIACMQSKDAPRGHPMMAQPAMQQGRKLGDNLIRLVNGKPLEPFIYKDKGSMATVGRNKAVCDLKNIRFQGVFAWFVWMFIHLFFLIGFRNRVVVFVNWVYNYIRFDREARLIIRPFKRNYDQFRD
- the xerD gene encoding site-specific tyrosine recombinase XerD, which gives rise to MKWEHALRDYEHYLKLERGLAKNSINNYKWDVEKLINYLSNHQIEDSPVNISKEIVQQFIYEVAKVVNPRSQARIISGLKSFFNYLVFEDYRADNPLDLIEAPKIGRKLPDTLSEEDINKLIENIDLSKPEGERNRAMLETLYGCGLRVSELIGLKLSDLFFDEDFIKVTGKGDKQRFVPISEVNKKYINIYRKEIRVHQNIQKGFEDTLFLNRRGRQLTRAMVFTIVKNLGDKIGLKKNISPHTFRHSFATHLLENGADLRAIQQMLGHESITTTEVYMHVDRTHLAEVLNKFHPRK
- a CDS encoding porin family protein is translated as MKKVVLMVSLVIMGCYSIIAQDDMRFGAKAGFNVSSLGGDANLSYDAKAGFHVGGVLEIPFSEELIIQPEALISYQGSGGFFQDDLNFWYLNVPVMAKYNVWDELYVEAGPYIGLLLSNNVDRNISGTGASFDATNGVDLGLGIGAGYRLDENFYFQARYSAGFINVIEDVNSKNRVFSVSAIYFL
- a CDS encoding type II 3-dehydroquinate dehydratase; its protein translation is MKIIIINGPNLNLLGKREPEVYGHKTFGDYFSELQFRFKDVELEYFQSNIEGELITKLQEVGFEYDGIVLNAAAYTHTSVGLGDAVKAINTPVVEVHISNTFGREDYRHVSYISPGAKGVILGFGLQSYDLAIRSFL
- a CDS encoding PQQ-dependent sugar dehydrogenase, translating into MNKPISILFLVLILFFSSCSNSDDINLKPITDDSIEVINAFPNLTFSRPLDLQSPSDGTNRIFVVEQGGAIKVFENNSDVSESSTFLDISGNVASSDELGLLGLAFHPDFDENGYFFVCYTPTNDLSVISRFKTMDGESNVADPNSELVLLRVPQPYTNHNGGQLAFGPDGYLYIAMGDGGSGGDPDGNAQNLENLLGAILRVDVNNTETGLNYAIPNDNPFVEMDNARPEIYAYGLRNPWRFSFDSQNGNLWTGDVGQGEKEEVNIIASGGNYGWNILEGTSCYNAQDCDDNGTIAPVFEYGHGNNDKSVTGGYVYRGSLIPELNGYYIFGDFISGRIWALDNVSGTAVTSKLLFETGLNISSFGTDQDNEIYICSFDGKIYKLVMQEGNLP
- a CDS encoding DUF3817 domain-containing protein, with amino-acid sequence MLKAFRVTAILEGISYLALFGVTMPLKYWAEIPEPNKWVGYAHGFLFIAFILLAIIVCYQKKWGFKRLAIFGVASLLPFATFYIEEKYLR